One Candidatus Nomurabacteria bacterium genomic region harbors:
- a CDS encoding rod shape-determining protein: MFGKKLGIDLGTANSVVYLQGEGVVLVEPTVVALDVNDMSVIAVGSEAKEMIGKTPDEIIVKRPMRNGVIADARVTEALLKYFFSKSLGGVSRLFKPDVMISVPAGITSVERRAVLKAANDAGARKTKLIPEPLLAAIGAGLPIETSSGNMIVNMGGGTSEIAVISLRGVVEYSSLRVAGDALNDAIIAHLRKKHGLLIGEQTAEQIKIKIGSAIKVEKPRSYEIKGRDAAGGMPRSLIIDSNEIAEALRVPLNQIIAAIKSVLERTPPELAADIIDRGMVMSGGTALLSNLDKLFTRATGVPAYVAEEPMFCVAKGTGEALELSFPANL; encoded by the coding sequence ATGTTTGGAAAGAAATTGGGAATAGATCTCGGAACAGCAAATTCAGTAGTATACCTCCAAGGGGAGGGTGTTGTTCTTGTCGAACCTACGGTTGTGGCCCTTGATGTAAATGATATGAGTGTAATTGCAGTAGGAAGCGAAGCTAAAGAAATGATAGGAAAGACACCTGATGAGATCATTGTTAAACGACCAATGCGTAACGGTGTGATCGCAGATGCTCGTGTGACAGAAGCCTTATTGAAATACTTCTTCTCTAAGTCACTGGGTGGTGTCTCAAGGCTTTTTAAACCCGATGTGATGATCAGTGTACCTGCAGGTATAACAAGCGTTGAGCGTCGTGCTGTTCTAAAGGCAGCTAACGATGCGGGAGCTAGAAAGACAAAATTAATACCAGAGCCATTACTTGCGGCTATTGGTGCTGGATTACCTATTGAAACATCTTCAGGCAATATGATAGTGAATATGGGGGGAGGTACTTCTGAGATTGCCGTTATTTCATTGCGGGGAGTTGTAGAGTATTCATCTCTGAGAGTTGCGGGTGATGCATTAAATGACGCAATAATCGCTCATCTTCGTAAGAAACACGGTTTGCTGATCGGAGAGCAAACTGCTGAGCAGATCAAGATCAAGATCGGTTCAGCGATCAAGGTTGAAAAACCTAGATCCTATGAGATCAAGGGGCGTGATGCTGCAGGTGGTATGCCAAGATCTCTGATCATTGATTCAAATGAAATCGCTGAGGCGTTGAGAGTCCCATTAAATCAGATCATAGCGGCAATAAAATCTGTCCTAGAGCGTACACCACCGGAGTTGGCAGCAGATATCATAGATAGGGGAATGGTCATGAGTGGAGGAACTGCGTTGCTTTCGAATCTGGACAAGCTATTTACTAGGGCAACAGGTGTTCCTGCTTATGTTGCTGAAGAACCGATGTTTTGTGTGGCGAAGGGGACTGGTGAGGCGTTGGAGCTTTCCTTCCCCGCTAACTTATAG
- a CDS encoding class I SAM-dependent methyltransferase — MVDPLDKNIYAPYQRLVDYAIDALKDLGRDPVLLDAGCGHSTALEEQYKRCGKVIGVDMDRKALNRNVLIDTKVFADMTNVPLPDDSVDIIVSAWVLEHVEKPEIFIKECDRLLRSGGYFIFIAPNVDGWYAVLASEIPYFIHEFFTKLLYKRGEGDTYKAYYRLNSEEDMDRYLVEDHKYTKIKYVYNDDPRYIGFTIFTRPLAWLWQKIVMMKRMEKFRLHVIGLYKKPS, encoded by the coding sequence ATGGTTGATCCCTTAGATAAGAATATTTACGCTCCATATCAGAGGCTGGTGGATTATGCTATAGATGCATTAAAAGATCTGGGAAGAGATCCAGTACTACTCGATGCTGGTTGTGGCCATAGCACAGCCTTAGAGGAGCAGTATAAGCGATGTGGGAAAGTTATTGGAGTGGATATGGATAGAAAAGCCCTAAATCGCAATGTCCTTATTGATACAAAGGTTTTTGCTGATATGACAAATGTTCCTCTTCCTGATGATTCGGTTGATATTATCGTATCTGCCTGGGTATTGGAACATGTAGAAAAACCCGAGATCTTCATCAAGGAGTGTGATAGGTTACTTAGATCAGGAGGGTATTTCATTTTCATAGCGCCGAATGTTGATGGGTGGTATGCGGTGTTGGCCAGTGAGATACCATATTTTATTCACGAATTTTTCACAAAATTACTCTATAAAAGAGGAGAAGGAGATACATACAAGGCGTACTACAGACTGAACTCGGAAGAAGATATGGATCGTTACCTGGTAGAAGATCATAAATATACAAAGATCAAGTATGTATACAATGATGATCCTCGTTATATCGGGTTTACTATATTTACGAGACCGTTGGCTTGGTTGTGGCAAAAGATCGTTATGATGAAGCGGATGGAAAAATTCCGTCTGCATGTAATAGGTTTGTACAAAAAGCCTAGTTGA
- a CDS encoding DUF1704 domain-containing protein — protein MTIFTKKGKKNMKLAELTEILHELRIPTSLVLTPTNLNTEMEKFLNSEDYNPQFEYRIVNNKNDKLFQILASLESVTDVDPRLSEFYIQLIESKKLSSDLMHAVGDNVRFTKLSIKRFRMPTPVLFRNACRVLRRYVSMYDLSEPKKDRRKMGFDEVAAVINTVLEEFELKEWSANKSMNIAQNGMKVGVKNKEILIDPNIETTPSRLRKSIVHEFTHVIRSHNGLKTGYEALSKPTYGDYLEVEEGLAVYNEEIMGLLSYSDLRKGAVSAWGTYIGQEMSFRELHNVYSSIYTKKNAFLRVLRVKRGLGDTSMPGIYSKDVAYFRGFRRVRKKCAEDATLYAKLYAGKINFKQVSWVDDGLIRKPAIVPSKQRFEKAFKKAGI, from the coding sequence ATGACCATATTCACTAAAAAAGGAAAAAAGAACATGAAGTTGGCGGAGCTTACAGAGATCCTTCACGAACTGCGTATTCCAACTTCACTTGTGTTGACGCCAACGAATCTAAATACAGAAATGGAGAAATTCTTGAATTCTGAGGATTACAACCCTCAATTTGAATATCGGATAGTAAATAATAAGAATGACAAGCTCTTTCAGATTCTTGCATCTCTCGAGAGTGTTACAGATGTAGACCCAAGATTATCAGAATTCTATATTCAACTAATTGAATCAAAGAAACTGTCTTCTGATCTAATGCACGCAGTAGGTGATAATGTACGATTTACAAAATTATCCATAAAACGATTTAGGATGCCTACGCCAGTACTTTTCAGAAATGCTTGTCGTGTACTTAGGAGGTATGTGTCAATGTATGATCTGTCAGAACCAAAGAAAGATAGGCGAAAAATGGGCTTTGATGAGGTGGCTGCAGTTATAAATACTGTCCTAGAAGAATTTGAACTCAAGGAGTGGAGTGCTAATAAGTCTATGAACATAGCACAAAATGGAATGAAGGTAGGAGTCAAAAACAAGGAGATCCTGATCGATCCAAACATTGAGACCACTCCCTCCCGCTTACGCAAATCTATCGTTCACGAATTTACACATGTGATCAGATCACATAATGGTCTGAAGACAGGCTATGAGGCTCTTTCTAAGCCTACATATGGTGATTATCTGGAGGTCGAGGAAGGACTAGCTGTATATAATGAGGAGATAATGGGGTTATTGAGCTATTCTGACTTAAGAAAAGGTGCCGTTTCGGCCTGGGGGACATATATCGGTCAAGAGATGTCTTTCAGGGAGCTTCATAATGTATATAGCTCTATCTATACAAAGAAAAATGCATTCCTTCGGGTTCTTCGTGTAAAGAGAGGTTTAGGCGATACTTCAATGCCGGGGATATACTCAAAAGATGTTGCGTATTTTAGAGGTTTTAGGAGGGTAAGGAAGAAATGTGCTGAAGATGCAACATTGTATGCAAAATTGTATGCAGGAAAGATCAATTTCAAACAGGTCAGTTGGGTTGATGATGGATTGATCAGAAAACCTGCTATTGTTCCTAGTAAACAGAGATTTGAGAAGGCCTTTAAGAAAGCCGGTATATAG
- a CDS encoding glycine--tRNA ligase: MEQKITLDTLSAYAKRRGFIFQSSEIYGGFAAVYDYGHYGALLRENIKNSWIKSMLSHDEIKYLDSGIFTHPKVWKASGHVDSFVEPEIDCRTCKNRMKADQLLEPFGIMEADRLPIDEVNEHVAKLREEGKLKCSKCGGTDLTDAKKFDLLVKSNLGSPTSELTEENVVYLRGETCQGIYLNYKNYLQTMRVKLPFGIAQVGKAFRNEVVARQYIFRTREFQQAEMQLFLHPSLMNEKYEYWKEARMRWWIEELGIEKESLRFKDHEKLAHYASAAVDIEYNFRTLGAFAEVEGIHQRGDWDLSRHQEFSGENLEYFDQERNEKYIPHIMETSGGLNRMVLAVLDQGYTEETLEDGSTRLVMKIKPSLAPVKVAIFPLVKDVKLIEIAQKIKSSLQNLFVVEYDETGSIGKRYRRQDEIGTPMCITIDFDSLEDDSVTIRDRDTLEQQRVKVGSIMEQIEQRLGNS; the protein is encoded by the coding sequence ATGGAACAGAAAATTACATTAGACACACTCTCTGCATATGCAAAAAGGCGTGGGTTCATATTCCAATCATCAGAGATCTATGGCGGCTTTGCAGCTGTTTATGATTATGGACATTATGGGGCATTATTACGAGAGAATATCAAAAATTCATGGATTAAGAGTATGTTGAGTCATGATGAGATCAAATACCTTGATTCTGGTATTTTTACACATCCGAAAGTATGGAAAGCAAGTGGTCATGTAGATTCTTTCGTTGAACCTGAGATCGACTGTAGAACCTGTAAAAATAGAATGAAAGCCGACCAACTTTTGGAGCCTTTTGGGATAATGGAAGCTGACAGACTCCCTATCGATGAGGTGAACGAGCATGTAGCAAAACTCCGTGAGGAAGGAAAGCTTAAATGTTCAAAGTGTGGTGGAACTGATCTTACTGACGCTAAAAAGTTTGATCTACTCGTCAAATCAAATCTGGGATCCCCTACTTCCGAACTTACAGAGGAAAATGTTGTCTATCTTAGAGGAGAGACCTGCCAAGGAATCTATCTGAACTACAAGAACTATCTGCAAACAATGCGAGTGAAGTTACCTTTTGGTATAGCTCAAGTTGGAAAAGCCTTTAGGAATGAGGTTGTCGCAAGACAGTATATCTTTAGGACTCGAGAATTCCAACAAGCAGAGATGCAGTTGTTCCTACATCCTTCATTGATGAATGAAAAGTACGAATATTGGAAGGAGGCGCGAATGAGATGGTGGATCGAAGAGCTCGGTATTGAAAAAGAGTCGCTGAGATTCAAGGATCATGAAAAATTAGCCCACTATGCTAGTGCAGCTGTAGATATCGAATACAATTTTAGGACTTTAGGGGCATTTGCAGAAGTTGAAGGTATCCACCAAAGAGGAGATTGGGATCTTTCTAGGCATCAGGAATTTTCAGGAGAGAATCTAGAATATTTCGACCAAGAAAGGAACGAAAAATATATCCCTCATATTATGGAAACCTCTGGTGGTCTAAACAGGATGGTTCTAGCAGTACTAGATCAGGGTTATACGGAAGAAACGCTGGAAGATGGTTCAACTAGGCTTGTGATGAAGATCAAGCCTTCTCTAGCACCTGTAAAGGTAGCTATATTCCCGTTGGTCAAAGATGTAAAACTGATCGAAATTGCCCAAAAGATCAAAAGCTCACTACAAAACTTGTTCGTTGTGGAGTACGATGAAACAGGAAGTATCGGTAAGCGATACCGCAGGCAAGATGAGATCGGAACACCAATGTGTATCACAATCGATTTTGACTCCCTCGAAGATGATTCCGTCACCATTAGGGATCGGGACACTCTGGAGCAACAGCGTGTCAAAGTAGGTTCGATCATGGAGCAGATAGAGCAACGACTTGGAAACAGTTGA
- a CDS encoding ATP-dependent zinc protease, with protein MIKALLSHNKKEVLAINRRNQIYIRPHNPLSAKRLADNKLLTKRVLAKIGIDAPETFKVIRTKKQLEYLDWESLPNSFVVKPNRGSIGSGIIIFYGKKKNQLAWIRPNGQIMGPEDIRAHMEKILEGRFSMGNNNDVVIIEERIKTHPELKRYSYKGVPDIRLIVYNQVPVMAMVRLPTKRSDGKANLHAGGICAGIDIASGISTYAMHMKNKSVFEDTYESIDQTMDLKQNMPVRGIKVPFWDEILEIAIKCQHASHLGYLGVDIVIDKEKGPLVLELNARPGLGIQTANNSGLRERLERVEGLKIKSIKHGVRVAKNLFGGEVEEGIEALSGKQVVNLVERITIYYNTRKEKKDVVSGMLDTGILTSRIDKGLASRIGFSDALKTVNQFEIPERFETLALAQEYIDLHEEHLIEHPMIKRLAKITEAGHIVVRPVIEIKIKIAGVIKTIEAVISTQTDMVYPLLIGRSELTDYLIDASKTFTK; from the coding sequence ATGATAAAAGCTCTTCTTAGTCACAACAAGAAAGAGGTTTTGGCTATAAACCGCAGAAACCAGATATATATCCGACCTCACAACCCCCTATCAGCTAAGAGATTGGCTGATAATAAGCTGTTGACAAAAAGGGTACTAGCAAAAATTGGTATCGATGCACCAGAAACATTTAAGGTCATTCGTACAAAAAAACAATTAGAATACCTAGATTGGGAATCTCTTCCAAACAGCTTTGTAGTAAAGCCCAATCGAGGATCAATAGGTAGTGGTATCATAATCTTTTATGGGAAGAAGAAGAATCAGCTTGCATGGATAAGACCAAACGGACAGATCATGGGACCAGAAGATATCCGTGCACACATGGAAAAGATCTTAGAAGGTCGTTTCTCCATGGGAAATAATAATGATGTCGTAATAATCGAAGAAAGGATAAAAACACACCCTGAGTTAAAGCGATATTCATACAAAGGAGTTCCTGATATTCGTTTGATCGTATACAACCAAGTACCAGTAATGGCGATGGTTAGGCTTCCGACAAAAAGATCAGATGGGAAGGCAAATCTACATGCCGGTGGGATCTGTGCAGGCATAGACATAGCTTCTGGAATCAGCACATATGCCATGCATATGAAAAACAAATCAGTGTTTGAAGACACTTATGAAAGTATCGATCAAACAATGGATCTGAAGCAAAATATGCCTGTAAGAGGTATCAAAGTACCATTTTGGGATGAGATACTCGAGATCGCCATCAAATGCCAACATGCAAGTCACTTGGGTTATTTGGGTGTAGATATCGTGATCGACAAAGAAAAAGGACCTTTAGTATTGGAATTAAATGCTCGTCCAGGCCTCGGGATACAGACCGCAAACAATTCAGGACTGCGTGAACGGTTGGAGCGCGTAGAAGGCTTGAAGATAAAGAGTATTAAGCATGGTGTAAGAGTTGCTAAAAATCTCTTTGGTGGTGAGGTAGAGGAAGGGATCGAAGCACTTTCAGGTAAACAGGTCGTAAATCTGGTTGAGCGCATAACTATCTACTACAACACAAGGAAAGAAAAGAAAGATGTCGTTAGTGGTATGCTTGATACAGGGATACTCACATCACGAATTGATAAAGGTCTCGCGAGTCGCATAGGGTTTTCTGATGCACTTAAGACTGTCAACCAATTCGAGATCCCTGAGCGATTCGAAACCCTCGCCCTAGCACAAGAATACATAGATCTACACGAGGAACATCTGATCGAACATCCGATGATAAAAAGACTTGCTAAGATCACAGAAGCGGGTCATATCGTTGTTCGCCCCGTGATAGAGATCAAGATCAAGATCGCAGGAGTTATCAAAACAATAGAAGCCGTGATAAGTACACAAACCGATATGGTCTACCCCCTATTGATCGGTCGTAGCGAGTTAACTGATTATCTTATCGATGCAAGTAAGACATTCACAAAATAG
- the rplL gene encoding 50S ribosomal protein L7/L12, with translation MAEEAKTLPELSGDAQNVLEMVEKMTVLELADLVKVMEEKFGVSAAAPVAVAASAAPAEAAEEKSSFDVILKDAGSNKIGVIKVVKEATGLGLMEAKTMVEGAPQTVKEALPKDEAEALKASMEEAGATVELA, from the coding sequence ATGGCAGAAGAAGCAAAAACACTCCCCGAACTTTCAGGAGATGCACAGAACGTGCTTGAAATGGTTGAGAAAATGACCGTTCTCGAGCTTGCAGACCTCGTGAAAGTAATGGAGGAGAAATTTGGAGTAAGTGCCGCAGCTCCCGTAGCAGTAGCAGCCTCCGCCGCTCCTGCAGAAGCAGCAGAGGAAAAATCATCTTTTGATGTGATCCTCAAAGACGCAGGATCTAACAAGATCGGTGTCATCAAGGTTGTCAAGGAAGCTACAGGTCTTGGTTTGATGGAAGCAAAGACAATGGTCGAAGGTGCTCCTCAGACAGTAAAAGAGGCTCTTCCTAAGGATGAGGCAGAAGCACTAAAAGCTTCAATGGAGGAAGCTGGTGCAACAGTAGAATTGGCATAA
- a CDS encoding 50S ribosomal protein L10, which yields MAKSREQKEMLLEMYKDTLNNNSGYLAVDVKGVNNESITNLKKKLKDIGSNVIVVSNKLFQIALRETNQPTETLDFAEQTAIIPYADDPTAPAKLIKEVQKETEALPAKHGLLKGQYLNDQKVMELAEIPAREVLLAKLLGSMNSPLTGFANAVTGNARGFVQVLKQVSEK from the coding sequence ATGGCTAAAAGCAGAGAGCAGAAAGAAATGCTACTCGAGATGTATAAGGATACGCTTAATAACAATAGCGGATATCTTGCTGTAGATGTCAAAGGTGTAAATAACGAATCCATAACCAATCTTAAAAAGAAGTTGAAAGATATTGGTTCGAATGTGATAGTTGTAAGCAATAAGCTTTTCCAGATCGCACTTCGTGAGACAAACCAACCTACTGAAACTTTGGATTTCGCAGAACAGACCGCAATCATCCCTTATGCCGATGATCCAACAGCCCCAGCGAAACTCATCAAAGAAGTACAGAAGGAAACCGAGGCACTTCCTGCTAAACACGGTTTGCTGAAGGGACAGTACCTGAATGATCAGAAAGTAATGGAACTTGCAGAGATCCCCGCAAGGGAGGTTCTCTTAGCCAAGCTACTTGGTTCGATGAATTCACCTTTGACAGGATTTGCGAATGCGGTTACCGGAAATGCACGAGGTTTTGTTCAAGTTTTAAAGCAGGTCTCAGAGAAGTAG
- a CDS encoding 50S ribosomal protein L1 has protein sequence MARRGKKYKNVKKLQPTQVLSLEEALTSVKKLSYSKFDGTVDLNLTIKLPKDKDPKSLKGSVSLPHSTGNAEVKVAVFTSKEREAEAKKAGADMSDLEKLMTDVKAGKIEFDVAIASPDVMPQIAALGKELGPRGLMPNPKTGTVTDDLETAIKEYKQGKMTFKADALGNMNFKAGKVSQTEKELIENVWACVNAAADILGKKPEQILQKVHLSPTMGPSVEVALVFEK, from the coding sequence ATGGCAAGACGAGGCAAAAAATATAAGAATGTCAAAAAGCTTCAACCTACACAGGTACTTTCATTAGAAGAAGCTTTAACATCAGTTAAGAAACTATCATACTCTAAGTTTGATGGTACAGTAGATCTTAATCTGACAATTAAACTTCCTAAGGACAAGGATCCAAAATCACTGAAGGGATCCGTTTCACTACCCCACTCTACAGGCAATGCAGAAGTAAAAGTTGCTGTATTTACCTCAAAAGAGAGAGAGGCTGAAGCAAAGAAAGCTGGTGCAGATATGTCTGACCTAGAGAAATTAATGACTGATGTAAAGGCTGGAAAGATCGAATTTGATGTAGCGATCGCCTCACCTGACGTGATGCCGCAGATCGCAGCTCTAGGAAAAGAGCTCGGTCCTAGAGGTTTGATGCCAAATCCCAAGACTGGTACTGTCACAGATGATCTTGAGACAGCGATCAAAGAGTATAAACAAGGAAAAATGACATTTAAAGCTGATGCTCTGGGTAATATGAATTTCAAAGCTGGAAAGGTATCACAAACAGAAAAAGAACTCATCGAAAATGTCTGGGCTTGTGTGAATGCAGCTGCTGATATTCTTGGTAAAAAACCTGAGCAAATCCTACAAAAGGTTCATCTCTCCCCAACTATGGGACCCAGTGTAGAAGTAGCTTTAGTTTTTGAGAAGTAG
- the rplK gene encoding 50S ribosomal protein L11, translated as MAEKKIVKQKMKLVIPAGQASLAPPIGPALSPTGINTNDFVQKFNEKTAEGQGILTPVIITIFEDRSFTLEFKTPPTSELIRRELKIKKGSPIPNIKKVGKLSKAQILKIVEIKMPDLNTTDEKQAYNTIAGTAKQMGIEVEAYE; from the coding sequence ATGGCAGAGAAAAAAATAGTTAAACAGAAAATGAAGTTAGTTATTCCTGCTGGACAGGCAAGTCTTGCTCCTCCTATCGGACCTGCACTCTCGCCTACCGGTATAAATACAAATGACTTTGTCCAGAAATTCAACGAGAAAACAGCTGAAGGACAGGGTATCCTGACTCCGGTGATCATTACGATCTTTGAGGACAGGTCATTTACCTTGGAATTCAAAACCCCTCCAACCAGTGAATTGATCAGGAGAGAACTCAAGATCAAAAAAGGGTCACCTATACCAAACATTAAAAAAGTCGGAAAACTGTCTAAAGCACAGATCTTAAAGATCGTTGAAATAAAAATGCCTGATCTCAATACGACCGATGAGAAACAGGCATACAATACGATCGCTGGTACAGCGAAACAGATGGGTATCGAGGTCGAAGCTTACGAATAA
- the nusG gene encoding transcription termination/antitermination factor NusG: protein MADDKKKKVNASADEQIKSEVGKATKTKKKATVGILSGEKKAKKKIKAHPDSKWYVLQVRPGYENSVHNSLLQRVEATEQQEMINGILIPVQKKIVVKGGKQSIKEEKIFPGYVLVKMVLNENTWTIITGTEGIKGFVKTDKYPRPLPEREVQAIMKFMEVEQPAYQASFSVGEAVKIIEGAFADFIGSVEEIDDAKGKVKVMISFLGREAPVELDFSQVSKL from the coding sequence ATGGCAGATGACAAGAAAAAAAAGGTAAATGCTTCAGCAGATGAACAGATAAAAAGTGAGGTTGGGAAAGCGACTAAGACGAAAAAGAAGGCCACAGTTGGCATTTTGTCAGGCGAGAAGAAAGCCAAGAAAAAGATAAAAGCGCATCCTGATTCGAAATGGTATGTACTTCAGGTAAGACCTGGATATGAAAATAGTGTACATAATTCGCTTCTTCAGAGAGTTGAGGCAACCGAACAGCAGGAAATGATCAATGGGATATTGATCCCAGTTCAAAAAAAGATAGTGGTCAAGGGTGGAAAGCAATCGATCAAGGAAGAAAAGATCTTTCCTGGGTATGTATTGGTAAAAATGGTTCTAAATGAGAATACATGGACAATAATCACAGGAACTGAAGGGATAAAAGGATTTGTGAAAACAGATAAGTACCCAAGACCCCTTCCTGAGAGAGAAGTTCAAGCTATCATGAAATTCATGGAGGTTGAGCAACCAGCTTACCAAGCCTCATTTAGCGTTGGGGAAGCAGTAAAGATCATCGAAGGTGCCTTTGCAGACTTTATCGGAAGCGTTGAAGAGATAGACGATGCTAAAGGAAAGGTCAAAGTGATGATATCTTTCTTAGGCAGAGAAGCCCCAGTAGAATTAGATTTCTCACAGGTAAGCAAACTATAA
- the secE gene encoding preprotein translocase subunit SecE — MRNPFPGIIQEIRAVTWPTRSELITLLTFTIVVCAILALMMLGLDVFFLELRDVLLNL, encoded by the coding sequence ATGAGAAATCCCTTCCCAGGAATAATTCAGGAGATCAGGGCAGTCACCTGGCCAACAAGAAGTGAATTGATAACATTGCTTACATTCACGATTGTTGTTTGTGCTATACTCGCACTCATGATGCTCGGTTTGGATGTGTTTTTCCTAGAGCTAAGGGATGTTTTATTAAATCTATAA
- the rpmG gene encoding 50S ribosomal protein L33: protein MAKKNKRTVIGLKCSETGKVNYTLFKPANVTGKLEVMKYSPDLKKHTKHVETKLG, encoded by the coding sequence ATGGCAAAGAAAAATAAGCGAACAGTGATCGGACTTAAATGCTCCGAAACTGGAAAGGTCAACTATACCCTATTCAAACCTGCAAATGTTACAGGCAAACTTGAGGTGATGAAATATAGTCCAGACCTTAAGAAGCACACTAAGCACGTTGAGACGAAATTGGGCTGA